One region of Macadamia integrifolia cultivar HAES 741 chromosome 11, SCU_Mint_v3, whole genome shotgun sequence genomic DNA includes:
- the LOC122094369 gene encoding uncharacterized protein LOC122094369, whose protein sequence is MVRCASDPSPSSSGFPEMTLRRSPGDDKSSLSSMTELPMIPTDHSSQQASISTSESMTQEGMSFGRQQVQKEPNVDSSNEDIENPYHSSLTEELVDDGLVHLNLVRSPSLPSRIERKMVTRVEESSHHGSRKLMRQTSLNPSTTSVLPPQHISKGMTPRHRLQMETKVDIQNKESHQSSSRGMNRTLSRRKTMSDLEIEELQGFKDLGFTFNKEDLSPSVVNIIPGLRDRSDEANNCDEDKEMRRPYLSEAWVLQRSSAPVMPNWVQRRTDGEDMKEQLKVWARAVASNVR, encoded by the exons ATGGTTAGATGTGCTTCTGatccttctccttcatcaagtggTTTCCCAGAGATGACTCTAAGGAGGAGCCCCGGTGATGATAAAAGTTCTTTGTCGTCAATGACTGAGCTGCCTATGATCCCTACTGATCACAGCAGCCAACAAGCATCAATTAGCACTTCTGAG AGCATGACACAAGAAGGCATGAGCTTTGGGAGGCAGCAAGTGCAGAAGGAACCAAATGTTGACAGCTCAAATGAAGATATTGAGAACCCATATCATTCATCACTGACTGAGGAACTTGTGGATGATGGTTTAGTTCATCTAAATTTAGTTAGATCACCATCACTACCTTCTAGAATAGAAAGGAAGATGGTAACTCGGGTTGAAGAAAGCAGTCATCATGGATCAAGAAAATTGATGCGGCAGACATCGCTTAACCCTTCAACTACAAGTGTCTTGCCACCGCAGCATATCTCTAAG GGCATGACACCAAGGCATAGACTGCAGATGGAAACAAAAGTGGATATACAGAATAAGGAGAGTCACCAATCTTCAAGTAGAGGCATGAATAGGACTCTAAGTCGCAGGAAGACAATGAGTGATCTTGAGATTGAGGAATTACAAGGTTTTAAGGACTTGGGTTTCACATTCAACAAGGAAGACCTGAGCCCTAGTGTGGTGAACATAATTCCTGGACTGAGAGACAGGAGCGATGAAGCTAATAACTGTGATGAAGATAAGGAGATGAGGAGGCCTTACCTGTCTGAAGCATGGGTTCTGCAAAGATCATCAGCTCCTGTGATGCCCAATTGGGTTCAAAGGAGAACAGACGGAGAAGACATGAAGGAACAGCTTAAAGTCTGGGCTAGAGCTGTAGCATCTAACGTGCGTTAG
- the LOC122093797 gene encoding auxin response factor 3-like isoform X1, which produces MGGVIDLNTVNEDDEDASAFDGASASLSSNSSSSSSTPSCAAASVCPSAAAAGSSSVCMELWHACAGPLISLPKKGSVVVYLPQGHLEQISDFPAMVYDLPPHVFCRVVDVKLHAEVPTDEVYAQVSLVPESEIDQKLQEGEIEADWEDEEVEGVGKSTTPHMFCKTLTASDTSTHGGFSVPRRAAEDCFPPLDYKLQRPSQELIAKDLHGVEWKFRHIYRGQPRRHLLTTGWSAFVNRKKLVSGDAVLFLRGGNGELRLGIRRAAQVKGGIPFPALCSQSLNLGTFVAVAKAVSTKSVFQVSYNPRATQSEFIIPYRKFSRSLDNLFSVGMRFKMRVESEEAAERRYTGMIMGISDMDPVRWPRSKWRCLLVRWNDDVDINRHDRVSPWEIEPSGSVSGPGNLSGPGSKRSRINLSSTTRDFPVSNGTEYSDFGESLRFQKVLQGQEIMGSTNPYNSTDVQNHHPSEIRRFLPGSNGLGMAAIGSGSTLPLGNSDVPISAIGFGESFRFHKVLQGQEITTKPPYRTVPADIQACENGGFGMFDGIRMSRTGSGWSPMMQCYNSHAPSIQVSSPSSVLMFQQAHTNSSYPSHAYGGVNQEKRGESNDSEALGGKQSSLSACGRWNMLEDLRSMCSKDLMKEQNQLDRQHPNPLLAQSALTGSQHVVPTGTTSCRLFGFPLTEEFRIANKEDTSIPITSTENLKFQASTGKQSNSKYSVLTNVVGRGCTKVHKQGSVVGRAIDLMKLDGYDDLICELERLFNMQGQLNDPEKGWQVLYTDNGDDMMLVGDDPWQEFCNAASKILIYSRGEEEMVVPKVAGDIIHGFLEEAPSTIHI; this is translated from the exons ATGGGAGGAGTAATCGATCTGAACACCGTCAACGAAGACGACGAAGATGCATCTGCTTTCGATGGTGCGTCGGCTTCGCTTTCGTCGaattcgtcttcgtcttcttcgaCGCCCTCTTGTGCTGCCGCATCAGTGTGTCCTTCTGCAGCTGCTGCTGGCTCTTCTTCGGTTTGTATGGAGCTCTGGCACGCTTGTGCAGGACCCCTCATTTCATTGCCTAAGAAAGGTAGCGTCGTTGTCTACTTGCCGCAGGGACATTTAGAGCAGATTTCTGATTTTCCGGCGATGGTTTACGACCTTCCACCTCATGTCTTCTGCCGTGTTGTCGACGTCAAGCTTCAT GCGGAAGTACCTACCGACGAGGTTTACGCGCAGGTCTCTCTTGTTCCTGAGAGTGAG ATTGATCAGAAATTGCAGGAAGGAGAGATTGAAGCAGATTGGGAAGATGAGGAAGTTGAAGGTGTTGGAAAGTCTACAACACCTCATATGTTCTGCAAGACTCTCACGGCATCTGATACTAGCACCCATGGAGGCTTTTCTGTCCCTAGACGAGCTGCTGAAGACTGCTTCCCTCCTCTG GATTATAAACTGCAAAGACCATCGCAAGAGCTTATAGCCAAAGACTTGCATGGTGTTGAGTGGAAGTTTCGGCATATATACAGAG GTCAGCCTAGGAGGCATTTGCTCACTACTGGATGGAGTGCATTTGTCAACAGGAAGAAGCTTGTCTCTGGTGATGCTGTGCTCTTTCTTAG GGGTGGGAATGGAGAACTGCGATTGGGAATTCGGAGGGCAGCTCAAGTTAAAGGGGGTATTCCTTTTCCAGCTCTTTGTAGCCAGAGTCTGAACCTGGGCACCTTCGTAGCTGTTGCTAAAGCTGTGTCCACAAAGAGTGTGTTCCAGGTTTCTTATAATCCGAG GGCAACCCAATCTGAATTTATAATACCTTACCGTAAATTCTCAAGGAGCCTCGACAATTTATTCTCAGTAGGAATGAGATTCAAAATGCGGGTTGAAAGTGAAGAGGCAGCAGAAAGAAG ATACACTGGAATGATAATGGGGATTAGTGATATGGATCCTGTTAGATGGCCTCGTTCAAAATGGAGATGTTTACTG GTGAGGTGGAATGATGATGTTGATATAAATCGGCACGACAGAGTTTCTCCTTGGGAGATTGAGCCGTCTGGTTCAGTTTCAGGTCCTGGCAATTTGTCTGGGCCTGGTTCAAAGAGATCCAGGATCAATCTGTCTTCAACCACACGCGATTTTCCAGTTTCCA ATGGAACTGAATATTCAGACTTTGGGGAATCTTTAAGGTTCCAGAAGGTCTTGCAAGGTCAAGAAATTATGGGTTCTACTAATCCCTACAATAGTACGGATGTGCAGAATCATCATCCATCTGAAATTAGGAGATTCCTCCCAGGTTCAAATGGTTTGGGGATGGCTGCAATAGGAAGTGGTTCAACACTCCCTCTTGGAAACTCTGATGTTCCCATTTCTGCAATTGGCTTTGGTGAATCTTTTCGATTCCATAAGGTCTTGCAAGGTCAAGAAATAACTACAAAACCACCATATAGAACAGTGCCGGCTGATATCCAGGCCTGTGAAAATGGAGGATTTGGGATGTTTGATGGGATTCGCATGTCTAGGACTGGAAGTGGATGGTCTCCCATGATGCAATGCTACAATAGTCATGCCCCATCTATTCAGGTTTCTTCGCCATCTTCTGTGTTAATGTTTCAACAAGCGCACACTAACAGTTCATACCCTTCCCATGCATATGGTGGAGTTAATCAagagaagaggggagagagtaATGATTCTGAAGCATTGGGTGGGAAACAGTCATCTTTGTCAGCTTGTGGACGTTGGAATATGCTGGAAGACTTGAGGAGCATGTGCTCTAAGGATCTTATGAAAGAGCAGAATCAACTAGACCGTCAGCATCCTAACCCTCTATTGGCACAGTCAGCGTTAACGGGAAGTCAACATGTGGTTCCCACTGGCACAACTAGCTGCAGGCTTTTTGGTTTTCCTTTAACTGAGGAATTCCGTATTGCAAACAAAGAGGATACCTCCATTCCAATCACTTCAACTGAAAACTTGAAATTTCAAGCCTCTACGGGAAAACAATCAAATTCAAAGTATTCTGTGTTGACAAATGTAGTTGGACGTGGTTGCACCAAA GTTCACAAGCAAGGGAGTGTTGTAGGCAGGGCAATCGATCTCATGAAGCTTGATGGGTATGATGATCTGATTTGTGAGCTGGAACGGCTTTTCAATATGCAAGGGCAATTGAATGATCCTGAGAAAGGATGGCAAGTTCTTTACACAGATAATGGGGATGATATGATGCTTGTTGGAGATGATCCATGGCA GGAATTCTGCAATGCTGCTTCAAAAATTTTGATATATTCTCGTGGTGAAGAGGAAATGGTGGTACCTAAAGTGGCTGGTGACATTATCCATGGTTTTCTGGAGGAAGCTCCTAGTACCATTCATATATGA
- the LOC122093797 gene encoding auxin response factor 3-like isoform X2, with protein sequence MGGVIDLNTVNEDDEDASAFDGASASLSSNSSSSSSTPSCAAASVCPSAAAAGSSSVCMELWHACAGPLISLPKKGSVVVYLPQGHLEQISDFPAMVYDLPPHVFCRVVDVKLHAEVPTDEVYAQVSLVPESEIDQKLQEGEIEADWEDEEVEGVGKSTTPHMFCKTLTASDTSTHGGFSVPRRAAEDCFPPLDYKLQRPSQELIAKDLHGVEWKFRHIYRGQPRRHLLTTGWSAFVNRKKLVSGDAVLFLRGGNGELRLGIRRAAQVKGGIPFPALCSQSLNLGTFVAVAKAVSTKSVFQVSYNPRATQSEFIIPYRKFSRSLDNLFSVGMRFKMRVESEEAAERRYTGMIMGISDMDPVRWPRSKWRCLLVRWNDDVDINRHDRVSPWEIEPSGSVSGPGNLSGPGSKRSRINLSSTTRDFPVSNGTEYSDFGESLRFQKVLQGQEIMGSTNPYNSTDVQNHHPSEIRRFLPGSNGLGMAAIGSGSTLPLGNSDVPISAIGFGESFRFHKVLQGQEITTKPPYRTVPADIQACENGGFGMFDGIRMSRTGSGWSPMMQCYNSHAPSIQVSSPSSVLMFQQAHTNSSYPSHAYGGVNQEKRGESNDSEALGGKQSSLSACGRWNMLEDLRSMCSKDLMKEQNQLDRQHPNPLLAQSALTGSQHVVPTGTTSCRLFGFPLTEEFRIANKEDTSIPITSTENLKFQASTGKQSNSKYSVLTNVVGRGCTKIKTAGSQARECCRQGNRSHEA encoded by the exons ATGGGAGGAGTAATCGATCTGAACACCGTCAACGAAGACGACGAAGATGCATCTGCTTTCGATGGTGCGTCGGCTTCGCTTTCGTCGaattcgtcttcgtcttcttcgaCGCCCTCTTGTGCTGCCGCATCAGTGTGTCCTTCTGCAGCTGCTGCTGGCTCTTCTTCGGTTTGTATGGAGCTCTGGCACGCTTGTGCAGGACCCCTCATTTCATTGCCTAAGAAAGGTAGCGTCGTTGTCTACTTGCCGCAGGGACATTTAGAGCAGATTTCTGATTTTCCGGCGATGGTTTACGACCTTCCACCTCATGTCTTCTGCCGTGTTGTCGACGTCAAGCTTCAT GCGGAAGTACCTACCGACGAGGTTTACGCGCAGGTCTCTCTTGTTCCTGAGAGTGAG ATTGATCAGAAATTGCAGGAAGGAGAGATTGAAGCAGATTGGGAAGATGAGGAAGTTGAAGGTGTTGGAAAGTCTACAACACCTCATATGTTCTGCAAGACTCTCACGGCATCTGATACTAGCACCCATGGAGGCTTTTCTGTCCCTAGACGAGCTGCTGAAGACTGCTTCCCTCCTCTG GATTATAAACTGCAAAGACCATCGCAAGAGCTTATAGCCAAAGACTTGCATGGTGTTGAGTGGAAGTTTCGGCATATATACAGAG GTCAGCCTAGGAGGCATTTGCTCACTACTGGATGGAGTGCATTTGTCAACAGGAAGAAGCTTGTCTCTGGTGATGCTGTGCTCTTTCTTAG GGGTGGGAATGGAGAACTGCGATTGGGAATTCGGAGGGCAGCTCAAGTTAAAGGGGGTATTCCTTTTCCAGCTCTTTGTAGCCAGAGTCTGAACCTGGGCACCTTCGTAGCTGTTGCTAAAGCTGTGTCCACAAAGAGTGTGTTCCAGGTTTCTTATAATCCGAG GGCAACCCAATCTGAATTTATAATACCTTACCGTAAATTCTCAAGGAGCCTCGACAATTTATTCTCAGTAGGAATGAGATTCAAAATGCGGGTTGAAAGTGAAGAGGCAGCAGAAAGAAG ATACACTGGAATGATAATGGGGATTAGTGATATGGATCCTGTTAGATGGCCTCGTTCAAAATGGAGATGTTTACTG GTGAGGTGGAATGATGATGTTGATATAAATCGGCACGACAGAGTTTCTCCTTGGGAGATTGAGCCGTCTGGTTCAGTTTCAGGTCCTGGCAATTTGTCTGGGCCTGGTTCAAAGAGATCCAGGATCAATCTGTCTTCAACCACACGCGATTTTCCAGTTTCCA ATGGAACTGAATATTCAGACTTTGGGGAATCTTTAAGGTTCCAGAAGGTCTTGCAAGGTCAAGAAATTATGGGTTCTACTAATCCCTACAATAGTACGGATGTGCAGAATCATCATCCATCTGAAATTAGGAGATTCCTCCCAGGTTCAAATGGTTTGGGGATGGCTGCAATAGGAAGTGGTTCAACACTCCCTCTTGGAAACTCTGATGTTCCCATTTCTGCAATTGGCTTTGGTGAATCTTTTCGATTCCATAAGGTCTTGCAAGGTCAAGAAATAACTACAAAACCACCATATAGAACAGTGCCGGCTGATATCCAGGCCTGTGAAAATGGAGGATTTGGGATGTTTGATGGGATTCGCATGTCTAGGACTGGAAGTGGATGGTCTCCCATGATGCAATGCTACAATAGTCATGCCCCATCTATTCAGGTTTCTTCGCCATCTTCTGTGTTAATGTTTCAACAAGCGCACACTAACAGTTCATACCCTTCCCATGCATATGGTGGAGTTAATCAagagaagaggggagagagtaATGATTCTGAAGCATTGGGTGGGAAACAGTCATCTTTGTCAGCTTGTGGACGTTGGAATATGCTGGAAGACTTGAGGAGCATGTGCTCTAAGGATCTTATGAAAGAGCAGAATCAACTAGACCGTCAGCATCCTAACCCTCTATTGGCACAGTCAGCGTTAACGGGAAGTCAACATGTGGTTCCCACTGGCACAACTAGCTGCAGGCTTTTTGGTTTTCCTTTAACTGAGGAATTCCGTATTGCAAACAAAGAGGATACCTCCATTCCAATCACTTCAACTGAAAACTTGAAATTTCAAGCCTCTACGGGAAAACAATCAAATTCAAAGTATTCTGTGTTGACAAATGTAGTTGGACGTGGTTGCACCAAA ATCAAAACTGCAGGTTCACAAGCAAGGGAGTGTTGTAGGCAGGGCAATCGATCTCATGAAGCTTGA